The segment TGCACTGTAGTCTTCGAACCTGCGTGTATACCTACTGTGAAATTACCACATCAAACGTGACGTGCTAACATGGATGCAGCTATGAAGCCGCCGGGTTTGCTTCaaggaaaatttatttttaagaagcTTCCCAATGGTTTTCTCAAGCAGTGTGTGATGCAttttggaacacacacacacatatatatatatgtatacatataaatacacacacacacacacacacacacacacacacacacacacacacacatatatatatatatacatacacacacatatatatacatacacacatatatatatacttgtCCGAAGCACCCCAACACCCCAGATGACACCAGCACTTCATCGACCACCCATCATGttcaaatatgtttatttgaaTTGATTGTAATTGATGTTAATTAACACTGAACGTGTATATTGTTACAATAATTTTTTCATACAGTTGAATTGTCACTGTTTAGGTCAGTTAAGTCACGTTCACAGTTGTACTACTACGACTCAAAGTGGCAACCATTTATCATCCtcataacaaataacaaatcatTTTTCCATTACTTTCAGCTAACTTCTTCATCTTCTCTGCTTGCTTGCTAACTAGTTTGCACTCTCAACTGCAACATGTACTGAACATTTACTAGGAGTCAGCATCACACCACTTACTAATCCAATGTTGCCATTTTTCCCCTCCTTAACACAAACTTAGatatatttttaatcaaatcacAATTTCTATTTTTTGGTTGAGTTAGTTAGTAAAGCTTTACATGTACCCCCTGGCGACAAGAGGAGTACCCCTTGAGGTACAAGTTGCCCTGTTTGGGACTCACTACTCTAATTGCTGCTTTAATTAACATAATACTTAGCTCAAAGTATTATTTAATGATTCCTGTTCACGATCCATATCAAGTTGATGGGAAAACATGCCTCCCAAGAATACACATAGCTTACAGCCTCTTTTGCGTGTCTTGCattgtgttattttgtcttAATTTATGAGCTTCACAAGCTTAaatattgtcattatttttccTTTCCACTTGTCTTTTTTTAGTGAGTATACTTTGGCCTTTAACAGTTGTGTAGAGTACACATTTGACTATAGAAGCAGCTAACAATtgtattttgtacatttaaatgGCTTTCATGGACAGAAGTCTTCAGTgtgtattaaaattaaatgataaaCCAAATAGATGTACATCACTTAAATGGATGTACAGTAATTTACTGGGTAGCAGAGGtggtgtatctgtgtgtatatgtatataatgtgtattaatcaCCGTTGTGGGGACATTAAGACTGATGTAGGCTAtgtatttcaaaatgtaaataaacatgtgtaaACGTATATCTAAGACCTGTTTTGTCCCAGTTCTCAAAGATTACTGCTGTCTGTTCACATAGTTAGGCTACATAATGAgaacttacagtttttctcaatcgATTTGGCACATTTACTAAAACAAACTTTCAACTGTACCATCCTCAGACCATGTTGTACATTCAGCACACCACTCTATGTGGTCTGCAAAAAGTGATTACTCAATCAAAAGAATTAACTcatgtttcaaatgtaaataaatccatcaatgaataaatcaaaacaaatgtttcCTTTATCATTGCTTAAATCAAGACAGTCAAAATGCAAAGACATCTTGTCAAATAACAGTCTACTCTGAAAGTGTGATGGTTTCCCACTATGTAATATTGTCCAATTGCAAACAAATGCAAAGTATTTTGATATGCAAGGCTTACTCAGTGCATTTTGTGCTAAAGCAATCATTAATAGTCATGTGAACAACTGACCTAATGTTCATATAAATAGTCATATAGCTTGACAAAGTTTAAAAGACATTCGACAATCGTGCCAAAGCCATTGAGAAAAACTCTTAAGTGTTAAGACTGTGTGTTGGCTGCATTTCCATCAGAGTTGCAATGGGTGTCACTCTTTCCATATTTTCCAACCATTTCCTGATTTCAGAGCTGCAATAACTCAGGACAGCTGTATGGTTTCTGGGTTTGTGTATTCCCTTGGGATTTGTAAAAAATCTccacattatttatttcattaaatcACCATCAGAGGGAAGCTTAggctacatttatatttttgccAGACAgcgcaggaaaaaaacaaatgacacataACAAAATTTGGATGCTTGCTTTAAGtgatgtgacacacacacacacacacacacacacacacacacaacgggactgcttgtttatttttggcAAGACAGTCAAGTTATAGTTAAATGTTAATTTGGTAGTCaacaccccctcccccccttcacgcacgcacgcgcactCATGCACGTGGTAAGCCCAGGCTTCATAAACAAGCTGCTGCCACTTAGTTGCTCAGTGTTTCCACTGATCCCACATCAGCACAGCGGCTCAGAGAAGATGGCACTCGCTGACACAGAACGCGGGGTATCCAACTGCGGCGACTCGGTCTCCCCGTTTTCAGAGATTATTGAGTTGAATGTCGGCGGACAGGTTTATGTTACCAGACACAAAACTCTCATCGCCGTTCCAGACTCGCTGCTGTGGAACATGTTCAGCAAGAAGTCAGCCAAGGAGTTAGCGAGAGACAGCAAAGGACGCTTCTTCTTGGACAGGGACGGGTTCTTGTTCCGCTACATCCTAGATTATCTCCGAGACTTGAACTTGGTTCTCCCGGACTACTTCCCCGAGAAAAGTCGACTGCAGAGAGAGGCTGACTTTTTCCAGCTGCGGGACCTTGCGAAACGCCTCAGCCCCCGGTTGAGTAAGGACAATTCAATCAACGAAGAGATCAGCCAGAGTGACACGGAGGAAGGTGCGCAGCAGTGCGGCTCCTCCGGCGGCATGGATACTTTACGCACCGTGTCGGTCAGCGGAGCCATGCGCTCCCCATCACTGGACTCCAGAAAGTCAGGCTACATCACGATAGGATATCGCGGCTCCTACACCATTGGCAGAGACATCCAAACCGATGCCAAATTCAGAAGAGTGGCTCGCATCACGGTTTGCGGCAAGACGTCTCTGGCCAAAGAAGTGTTCGGGGACACCCTGAATGAGAGCAGAGACCCGGACAGGCCCCCGGAGAGATACACATCCCGGTACTATCTGAAGTATAATTTTCTCGAGCAGGCATTTGACAAGTTGACAGAGGCGGGCTTCCACATGGTAGCTTGCAGCTCCACGGGAACCTGCGCCTACACCAGCAATGATCCCAACGAGGACAAAATTTGGACAAGCTACACTGAATATGTCTTCTGTCGGGAATAACTAACAATAAACATGCCGCGTTGATGTAAATAGACATTTCATAATATAGAGGGGAATGTCTTTAAAGTATTGCATTTGCTATGTTGAATGGTAACGTTTGTCAAGGGCGAGTGGCTGCAAAATATTGCTCCATTATTCTAAGAATAGCCAAATTACAGTATTACCACTTCTGTGGTTAAACCAGAGACACGAAATTGCCCCAAATAGAATAGAAACGAATTTGACAGTTTGTCAAGAGAACAGTGTGTAACTTGGATGTGCAAAGTGAGCAGAGCATCGTTTTAGTTGACAGACCTATCCAAAGCCATTGGGtggaaaaaaacaccaacaaaatgCCATCTCCTTCTCATAGAACTGCATGTCAATATTTCAGTCATATCTGACTCAGTGGTGTGTGGCATCCAAGAACAGACAAGCAGCAATTAGTATTCAGTGTCATTGTAACCTCCATGGTTTGCTTGATCACATGTTTGGCCAAGTTTTGTATTATCTAATAGGCTCATAGCAGTTCTATCTCTGACATGGTTGTAAGTGTATGTGCTTGATTGGTAGAGTTGTACTTGTTAAACCTGTTCAGATGAAATAAAATTGTATACTCAGATATTCTCAGCCCTTTGCCAATCTTCCTATCTTCTTCTTCACATCTGCACAATGGAACAAAATACTGGCAGTTGTCTCCCTCCAACCTTTTAAACATTACGCAGTGGGGTATCAAAGAGTCAGCCTCAAAGAGAAATGCCCTACCCAGGAACCTTAGCCCGTCATGGCACTGAAGCTGCCAGCTAAACAAAATCTATCACACTGTTTTAACCCAGAAGAAGCTACACAGAACTCAAACGTGTGTGGCAGTAATATGTTTGTACTTCTCATTGTGTTCACTTCTGACTCTCAAAATCCTGACCACGACCTTTTCTTCATTCTGACCATTAATTCACCGCTCCTACAAAGTGCCATTTCAAGGCACTGCGGCTACTTTCTATTCAACACACAAGCAGAAAACCATCACATCTGAATAGTAAAGTAAATATTGTAGGAGGATCCGTTTCCACCTATCCATTTTGTCACACAAATTCAGCTGCATGCCATGTGGATGCAAATAGTGCAGCTGTGCACACATGATGTCATTATCATTTCAAGTGTAAATAATGGAAGAGTCCAGCTGCACACAAATAGGAGTCTGCCAGGGACTCTTAATGAATGGAGAGTGGATTGGTGTACCTTTGCTGTGAGAACTGAATTATTTCACTGACTAGCATACAGCCAGCACAGGATTATGTTTTTCAATCACAGACCGTGTATAAAAATCAAACAGACATGAAAATTACCTAACATTCAGAGATGTGGGATTATAGCACATCAGGAGCTTATGGACCAAAGGCTGTAACATAACCTCTGTAGGGGTCCGGCAACATCCTTGCAGAGGGAGGTTTGGTTCAATTTGGTCTTAAAAAGTTGGAAAATGTGCTGTTTGGACTGGAAAATATGTATCTTTGGGATAGTGACCTGTTTGGGGATCATTGTGAATAAACATTTGACTCAAAATAAGTTCAAACTAGTAATAAATTGTAACTGGTAACTAGGCCTTTTTCATTGAAGACACATTTGACACAACACAGTAGGAATAGAAGcaggttttcttttctttctttttttttttaaatgtaatgagGGCTGacttccatttagctgcttcagtttaaGGGTTCAGGTATCGTCATCCTGTCATGTCTTACTGGGACTTCaatagaacagagccatcactaatgttattagtaacacctcaAGTCAAAATATCTGATGTGAAAATGGTTAGCTTCTCCTAAAAAATGAAATTAAGTGTGAAGAACAGTTTGGCTCCCTTTCATGCACATTAATATCAGGTCAGCAAGTAAATTAAAATGGACATGGTAGATATTTGACTAAGTCTAGAAATATAGTCCCATTATAGCCCAGTAAAATCACTGTACCCTTGGGCTGGAGCAAGCCTCTCTGACAAGTTCATTTagaattaataaatgaatggaCCCGACACCTTATATAAACAGGTGTTTTTCACTGCAACTTTGTATTGATTCTTGCCTAATACTTTTTGAGTCAAGTGTGAGGATTTATTTGAAGACCTAAATTTGTTGTGTTTCATTATTCTAACAAAGGCTAACAATTGCTGGTGGCTTCTTCAAGTTGGACTCAAGGAGACTACAGATGACACAGGCAGACACGTGGCAGTTTAAATGACTCCAGGTTTACTGTACATAATCCAGATGGCTGACAGAGTCGCAGCTGCAGTAACTGAGATGATTATTCACACACATCTGTAGTAATATTAGCTTTGATAGAGTGAAATGTATCTGGCACTATAAATCAATAACCAAGACATTGTCACACGCCTTCATATATGTAAATTATTCTTTGTCGAAGAGGAATAAACATTTTTAGCAAGCTAACCTTttgctttaaataaattatttatatcCTCAGAAAAGATGAAACAATCACACAACATCTTATAAaatatgcccccccccccccaacatttTTGATGGATTTTGTTTCCTATGTTATTCAAACGAGATTATACATGTAGTAATCTTGAGATCAGAAATTGTGCCACACCTCGTATCCGTTTTCTCCAGATTTTGATAAtattaaaatttgaaaataGGCTCAGTGGCTTATATTAAATTTCTTTGACACACCAGACCCTACTCTGTTGTTGTCTGTACCAGCTTTCATTGGACCGAGCGCAGGGAAACACTGCAGATCAGTCACCAATCCGTCACAGAAATCAACCATCACAGACTTGCatccacattcacacacagtacAGCATGAGCGATTTAGAGTCTCCACAACACTTGCATGTCTTAACCCACTCGAACATGTGCCACAAAGGCTGTCACTGAACAAACCGTTCAAGCTGTTGCAACACATGCCGATGCAACCCAACTGTGCAACTGTAGAAATTAATCCATTACCGCCACTTTAGAGAGAGCAGAATCTTGTACCTCCCTAGGGACGCTTATTatctgtaatttgaattaaatgaTAAGAAATCACAAATGACAGTCCATTTGGATtaaattcattttgtttttactcatcTTGATTGCCTTCAGTTGTCCTTTTAGCATTTAGTTATAGacattgtgtaattatttggaTATATTAGTCACAGTGTCTGACTATATGTGTGTTGTTCTGACTGAACATTTCTTATTGACTTGCCACTGTTTGTTTTGAGAAGTGCTGTTTGATGATTGGGAGgaacagtagaaataaaacaacataacatAATAGAGCAACATAATAGAACACACAATGTGATGCTACACTAGTTGGTACTGAATTgtgcaaagaaagaaagtagTAATGGGAATGCTATAACATTAAATGCTGTATACAGTGTGATATAGTAAACACGAATgcgttactgacagttacttaAAATTCCCATGACTGTGTTAGCCTTCAGTAAAATGGAAATGCAATAAATGGGTTGTCAGGTCTTTCAGTATGAGTGATGATGGGAtaacaaagaacaaaagaagGAAGCTGTGAGACAAATTGAGTCGAGGACTGGAGGAAAATATCAAGATTGAGAAAAAAACTGTTCTTCCCTTTCTCATCTGCTTATCTTTGTTTGTAATATTTGgtattttctcttctctctgttcGCATGCTCCATGTTGAGCTCCCTGACATGAACTTCAGCCGATCAGGACTGTTTGAATTCCATGCATGGGTCCAGGATGTGTTTCAGCTTCCTGTGAGTTATTTTAGATCAAAGTCGGTTTCATTAGCACATCACAACAGTAACTCCAGACCAAAGGCTTCATTATTCTAATTAAATTCTGagtcagaaatacattttaaacttgACTTCATAACTGGAAATATGCATCAGTCAGCTTTCATGGGATGATATTCCCTGCTGTTATGTGAAAGCATAACATTATAATGTTTCAAATTGCAAAAAGGCTCATCATGTCAACAGATCCAAGAAGTAAGCAAGATAATCTATCAATGAGTGTGGTATTAGATGATCTGTCAAAACTGGACTGTATTTTGGGGCACATTTTAGCTCACCTGGCACCTGCCCTGCGTCTATCCACTTTACTATCTCTTGACCTTGTCCCTTTCTcctcttccgaccactcaaagcgctttacaatACGCGCCACATCCACCCATTCAAACATACTGATTAGTGGACCTCCTGGGGTCTGTCCAGCGCTTTACTTCCTCTAATACATAGAAACAGggtatttgaaaatatttgacatCTTATTAGAACACACTTCAGTTTATATACATTGAAATTTTAGCACAGAACAAAAAAATGGGCAGTCGTAAATTTTACTTTATACCGCATATGCTCAcatatgctttttttttattacttactttacttattttttaattttggcTTTTATATCTCTGTCAGGTGAAGTAGTATTCACCATTTTAGAATATGCATTACAACAGGGCAAAAAGCATTTCCAGCTAAGCTAAAAACAAGGCTTACCTAGTCTGTTGCAGGCCATAGTTTAGCCTTTGGCCTGGCTCAAGGACTAACACCCATAGAAAAGTGGAGCATCTGcagatattatatattacacacAGTAGCCTATAACCAAATCTGAATATTATACAACTACGGTATACATTTATGggcggtgcagtggttagcactgtcgcctcacagcaagaaggtcgtgggttcaaaccccggttgccccagcctttctgtgtggagtttgcatgttctccccgtgtctgtgtgggttctctccaggtctccacggcttcctcccaccgtccaaaaacatgcaggctaggttgattggttaccctaaattgtccttagggcGTGagtgcgatggactggcgacctgtccagggtgtaccccgccttgcgcccgatgtcagctgggatttgcTCCGGCCCCctcgcgaccctgtatgcaggtaATATaagacaaacagcagcaggaacgacaacaataatgataataatattacCAGAATTAGTGAtagtaataattatttatttggtcCAGAGGGACACTTCAACCAAAGAGTGCAAAGGGACAGCAGCTCGAGCCACTGGAGCCACCATGTGTGCAAGTTCTTGCACTTAGATGAAAGACCTAAATTACAAAtacaagacagaaacaaaaatattagATACCGCTGCTGAGCCTTAAATGCAATGTCACTGCCACTGGAGCTACAGCTGATATTGTTATAACACCAGTAACATCAGAATAAGCACATCCCACATATGGCAAATGATGTCACTGACATAGAAAATCAAATTTCATGAGAGTTTCAAATGTGCATTGCTCTCTTATGTTAGACTCCTTATATTTCTGTTAGATGATGGTAAATATCATCATTTGTGATCATAGCATCCAGACTAATGTAATGTGTCCTGATTACCTGAGGGGAGATGCTGCTTCATCCATTCATGTGACCATTAAACCTCCCACCTTTCAAGCCAGAGTTCTTTTGAAAATTACAGTCATCAAACAGAAAATGCTCTTTCCACAGCTGCTTTGCACTTCTGTAAAAGCTGCCTTACATATTGGGGCCACTCGTCTCACATGGAGGCCTTTCATTTGAGTGTTCTCCGCATTCCTGGGGTTATTGCAAATCAGATGTCCTTTTAAGCAAGCAAGGCATTTTTTATCTGCTGTGAGCAGTTTTAATGTGTGGCTGTACAGATACAGATGCAGATACCCTTTGTGATTTTCTCTGCACCAAAAACTGGTCAACCTTTTGTACGCAAAACCATTTTTGAACCTTTACAAAATGATTGCAACTTTTCCTGAATGTCACAGCCTTCATCAGCAAATGGAGTTGAAGGCTTCATAAAATGCTAGCAAGTagaccttgagttaagatttcTTTTGTCAAACTACTCTTCCCAGAATCAATCGTGAACTTTCATTTAAACCTTAACCCATCCCATAAGGGAGCAGTGGGTTTGAACCCGGGACTTTGtttgtgcacagctgtagggttagccggtcgacatgcatacaatcgctgtcttaggtttaggcacacaccctaacggttagggtaagggtaacATGCTTTGGGAAGCTGGCTGTCAACGCATTTTATACTAATGTAGCTATCTAGCtgaacagacaacaacacatgaataattatgaacaggcacatttgcggtaaccttctttgacagacaggtcCACTTTTACGCATGTGCAAATGGTGATCTGGCAGGCAGCACGGATATGGTACCTACAGCTGTGTCTCGCTGCGCTGTCCTATCGTCTGAGATTGGCGCTCTGTGTGGTCCGTGTGGTGTCTGCGACGTCAGCACGTGAATGTTTAGAGATTCGGAGGTGTGTGGACAACTAAGGTACTCTTGTGTATATTTAATTATGTAAGGACAAACACTAAACGCGTTTTTTTGTATTCATGCAGCACAGATTGCCACTGCTGCTTTGCCTAGTCTGATTATTTAACACACTAACATAACCTACCggtgttattattttaaactttttttatttattcttaatcGTTACGACCTGTTTTATAGTGTGTGaggacattttatttctttgaatattgtgttttgttttttcagtgattttaatTTGGCTTTGTTTTTAGGAAAACTATGGACATAACATTTTAACTATAGAGACTTCCTGATAGTAGTTCCGGGTATTTTGGTCCAGAGGTGGTGATGTATAATAGGTGGCTAATTTTTATAACCTTGCTACTCGTAGAGTACTTGTACTCTTAAGTGtgatttgggttttattttgttagatTGGCGTGTTGCAGTGTTTATTCATTCCCTTTTATATGATCCACCCTGTAGAACTATAGACTGCCGTCACTCTGTACTAATAGTTTTCCACGCAGAAACGAAACTCgcttttcatattttgttttaagtaTTATTGGTcttttatcctttttatttgCATTGATTCCATTTTTAGCTTATTTTTATAGTGGGTTAGTTTGCAGCTGTTTTATGGTCTCCTAAACCTGGTCTCTGATCTTTTATGTGGTCTTACCTGTGCTAAGGGAATCCCAGGGTTTATAATAGCTGTTatcacattcacattttaaCTCTTTGGGTGAAGTCCAAAGGTGGCGTTGTCGATTTGTATTTAATTATCAATTTGGGCCGAGTCCTCCGTTGGGCCCGGTTATACTACGTTGACACTTATGTTTTTTAATGGCTTTGCGTGGGCCAAGCAGCCGAGTTTTGTGCACAGTGGCTTCCGGGAAGAAGCATATATGGAAGTTCCACTTCCGTCAACTTCTCTCACGTttgtctgcgggctgcagctggacccttctcaTTTTGAAACTCTTTTTCAtgccaagcgggaagcttctggTATGAGACATGTAGCCAGTGCTTAAGtaccttaaacctgcattctatcgaacagcCAACAGGGGgcaactcttctggttgcaaaaagaagtccggcttcattagaaa is part of the Micropterus dolomieu isolate WLL.071019.BEF.003 ecotype Adirondacks linkage group LG07, ASM2129224v1, whole genome shotgun sequence genome and harbors:
- the kctd12.1 gene encoding BTB/POZ domain-containing protein KCTD12.1 codes for the protein MALADTERGVSNCGDSVSPFSEIIELNVGGQVYVTRHKTLIAVPDSLLWNMFSKKSAKELARDSKGRFFLDRDGFLFRYILDYLRDLNLVLPDYFPEKSRLQREADFFQLRDLAKRLSPRLSKDNSINEEISQSDTEEGAQQCGSSGGMDTLRTVSVSGAMRSPSLDSRKSGYITIGYRGSYTIGRDIQTDAKFRRVARITVCGKTSLAKEVFGDTLNESRDPDRPPERYTSRYYLKYNFLEQAFDKLTEAGFHMVACSSTGTCAYTSNDPNEDKIWTSYTEYVFCRE